One region of Limnospira fusiformis SAG 85.79 genomic DNA includes:
- a CDS encoding HAD-IB family phosphatase, whose translation MKPVVFCDFDGTITAEETFVAMLKQFAPEAAEEIIPKLYTHEISLRSGVRRMLESIPSRAYGEIIEFSKTKEMRPGLVELIDFLDSQGVPLVVVSGGIRIMVETVLGELVNRVAGIYAVDVETDGPNLRVYSEFEGDTELLAKVRVMELYKGDPKIAIGDSVTDLNMAIAAPVVFARDRLSEYLDKQKKPYIAWTDFLDIRDRLREIWNA comes from the coding sequence ATGAAACCAGTTGTTTTCTGTGACTTTGACGGGACAATTACAGCAGAGGAGACCTTTGTGGCGATGCTAAAGCAATTCGCACCGGAGGCAGCAGAGGAGATTATCCCGAAACTATACACCCATGAGATCAGCTTACGTTCAGGGGTGCGAAGGATGCTAGAATCAATACCCTCGAGGGCTTATGGAGAGATTATCGAGTTTTCAAAAACTAAAGAAATGCGTCCTGGACTGGTGGAATTAATAGACTTTCTGGATAGCCAAGGAGTGCCGTTGGTGGTAGTATCGGGGGGGATTCGGATTATGGTAGAAACAGTATTAGGAGAATTAGTTAATCGGGTCGCGGGGATTTATGCGGTGGATGTGGAGACGGACGGACCGAATTTGCGGGTATATTCAGAGTTTGAAGGGGACACAGAATTACTAGCAAAAGTGCGGGTAATGGAGTTATATAAAGGTGACCCGAAAATTGCGATCGGGGATTCGGTAACGGACTTAAATATGGCGATCGCTGCTCCGGTGGTATTTGCGCGCGATCGCTTATCTGAGTATTTAGATAAGCAGAAAAAGCCCTATATAGCTTGGACAGATTTCTTAGATATTCGCGATCGTCTCCGAGAAATCTGGAATGCTTAA